The DNA sequence TTCCCGGGCAGGCGATTGTTGATCCGCGCCGCAGCGATCCGAGCGCCAAAACCAACCGCGACCGCGAGCAGGGCCGCGATCAACGCCACCGTCCAGCGCGGGACGATCTCATCTTTGACGCGGACGCTCGCCAGCACGGACATGCCCGGCCCGATGACGCGCTCCGCATCAATCGGCTCGTCGAACAGTATCTTGACAGGCACACGCTGAACCACCTTGACGAAATTGCCGACGGCATTTTCGGGTGGCAACAGGCTGAACCGCGAGCCACTGCCTGCCTGAATGCTGTCCACGTGGCCATGAAAATAGCGTCCGGGCAGCGCTTCAATCTCGATATCCACTGCCTGGCGAGGACGGATGTGCGCGAGTTGGGTCTCTTTGAAGTTGGCGATCATCCACAGGTCGTCGGGGACAATCGCGAGCAACGTCTGACCGGACTGCACATAGCTGCCCGCCTCGACCGACTTGCGCGTCACGCGGCCATCGCATGGGGCGAATATTTTTGTGTAGGACAGGTCCAGTTCGGCGGAATTCACGTCGGTCTGCGCCTGTTTGATCTGTGCCTGGGCCAGTTCGACGACCGTCTTCGCGGCGGCGAGCTGCGCCCCGGCCTCGGCAACCTTGGAAGCCTCCTCGATTGCCTTTTGCTCGTCCGCTTTCCACTTCGCGTCGGTCTCTTTGGTTGCTGACTGGGCATGATCAAACTCCTGCCGTGAAATAGCTCCATCGTTGAAGAGCTGCTGGCCTCGATTGAAGTCGGCCCCGGCGCGCGCAGCAACCGCCTGCGAAGCGTCGGCCTCGGCGCGCGCTTCTTTCGCGCTGGCTTCCGCCGTGTCCACCTTTGCCTTCATCAGATCAAAGGCGCTGAAGACGGTTTTGAGATTCGCGTCACTCGTCTGCGCCGAGGCGCGTTTCTGCGCCAGCCGCATCTCGTAGTCGCGCGGGTCAATCTCGACAAGCAGCCCGCCGCGTTTGATGAGTTGATTGTCCGCAACATGCACTGCGGAGACCTGACCGGAGATTTTTGGGGCAATGGAGACGACATGCGCTTCGATAAACGCGTCGTCCGTCGTTTCGTGGGTCAAAGAGTCCATCACAAAACCCAGACCCCAGTACAGCAGCAGCGTGAGGGCAACAAGTCCCGGCCAGGGGAGCCACTTCGACTTCCTGTTCCCCCGGGTCGCCTTCGTTGCCACCGACCCGGTCAGAACTCGATCCGGTTCTTCATCCAGGGTTGATTTGTCAGTTTTCATCGATATTCGCACCGGAATCGCCAAAGCCCCGGCGAGTGAACACTGTTGCGCCGCTAATTCGTTTGCGCGGGGATTGAGGCGGGAGCGACGCTTCGAACGGCGGCTCTTTTGGCTGTCCGGCGGCGGAAGACGGACCACCACCTGCCTCCGCCCCAATCGTCAAAAATGGAGTAACTTACCGGCGTTACCAGGAGCGTCAACAGGAGGCAGAGCAT is a window from the Candidatus Angelobacter sp. genome containing:
- a CDS encoding HlyD family secretion protein, whose translation is MKTDKSTLDEEPDRVLTGSVATKATRGNRKSKWLPWPGLVALTLLLYWGLGFVMDSLTHETTDDAFIEAHVVSIAPKISGQVSAVHVADNQLIKRGGLLVEIDPRDYEMRLAQKRASAQTSDANLKTVFSAFDLMKAKVDTAEASAKEARAEADASQAVAARAGADFNRGQQLFNDGAISRQEFDHAQSATKETDAKWKADEQKAIEEASKVAEAGAQLAAAKTVVELAQAQIKQAQTDVNSAELDLSYTKIFAPCDGRVTRKSVEAGSYVQSGQTLLAIVPDDLWMIANFKETQLAHIRPRQAVDIEIEALPGRYFHGHVDSIQAGSGSRFSLLPPENAVGNFVKVVQRVPVKILFDEPIDAERVIGPGMSVLASVRVKDEIVPRWTVALIAALLAVAVGFGARIAAARINNRLPGNP